From the Hordeum vulgare subsp. vulgare chromosome 1H, MorexV3_pseudomolecules_assembly, whole genome shotgun sequence genome, the window tgcataaaaggattaacatcacatgcaattcataagtgacatgatatggccatcatcacgtgcttcttgatctccatcaccaaagcaccggcacgatcttcttgtcaccggcgccacaccatgatcatccataaacgtgttgccatcggggttgtcgtgctacttatgctattactactaaagctacatcctagcaaaatagtaaacgcatctgcaagcacaaacgttagtataaagacaaccctatggctcctgccggttgccgtaccatcgacatgcaagtcgatatttctattacaacatgatcatctcatacatccaatatatcacatgacatcgttggccatatcacatcacaatcataccctgcaaaaatagttagacgtcctctaattttgttgttgcatgttttacgtggtgaccaagggtatctagtaggatcgcatcttacttacgcaaacaccacaacggagatctatgagttgctatttaacctcatccaaggacctcctcggtcaaatccgattcaactaaagttggagaaaccgtcacttgccagtcatctttgagcaaagggggttactcgtaacgatgaaaccagtctctcgtaagcgtacgagtaatgtcggtccaagccgcttcaatccaacaataccgcggaatcaagaaaagactaaggagggcagaaaaacgcacatcaccgcccacaaaaacttttgtgttctactcgagaagacatctacgcatgaacctagctcatgatgccactgttggggaacgtcgcatgggaaacaaaaaatttcctacgcgcacgaagacctatcatggtgatgtccatctacgagaggggatgagtgatctacgtacccttgtagatcgtacagcagaagcgtttagagaacgcagttgatgtagtggaacgtcctcacgtccctcgatccgccccgcgaacaatcccgcgatcagtaccacgatctagtaccgaacggacggcacctccgcgttcagcacacgtacagctcgacgatgatctcggccttcttgatccagcaagagagacggagaggtagaagagttctccggcagcgtgacggcgctccggaggttggtgatgatcttgtctcagcagggctccgcccgagctccgcagaaacgcgatctagaggaaaaactatggaggtatgtggtcgggcagccgtgagaaagtcgtctcaaatcagccctaattgctccatatatataggaggagggagggggaccttgccttggggtccaagggaccctcaaggggtcggccgagccaagggggggaggacccccccccaaaccgagttggacttggtttggtgggaggagtccccctcccttcccacttcctccctctttttttttcttttttcctttgatttctttttcttggcgcataggcccccttggggctgtcccaccagcccactaagggctggtgtgtctccccaaagcctatgggcttccccggggtgggttgcccccccccccccccggtgaactcccggaacccattcgtcattcccggtacattcccggtaactccgaaaaccttccggtaatcaaatgaggtcatcctatatatcaatcttcgtttccggaccattccggaaaccctcgtgacgtccgtgatctcatccgggactccgaacaacattcggtaaccaaccatataactcaaatacgcataaaacaacgtcgaaccttaagtgtgcagaccctgcgggttcgagaactatgtagacatgacccgagagactcctcggtcaatatccagtagcgggacctggatgcccatattggatcctacatattctacgaagatcttatcgtttgaacctcagtgtcaaggattcgtacaatcccgtatgtcattccctttgtccttcggtatgttacttgcccgagattcgatcgtcagtatccgcatacctatttcaatctcgtttaccggcaagtctctttactcgttccgtaatacaagatcccgcaacttacactaagttacattgcttgcaaggcttgtgtgtgatgttgtattaccgagtgggccccgagatacctcttcgtcacacggagtgacaaatcccagtcttgatccatactaactcaactaacaccttcggagatacctgtagagcatctttatagtcacccagttacgttgcgacgtttgatacacacaaagcattcctccggtgctagtgagttatatgatctcatggtcataggaataaatacttgacatgcagaaaacagtagcaacaaaatgacacgatcaacatgctacgtctattagtttgggtctagtccatcacgtgattctcccaatgacgtgatccagttatcaagcaacaacaccttgttcataatcagaagacactgactatcattgatcaactggctagccaactagaggcatgctagggacggtgttttgtctatgtatccacacatgtaaatgagtcttcgttcaatacaattgtagcatggataataaactactatcttgatacaggaattataataataactatacatttattattgcctctagggcataattccaacaataggaggagggagagggctggccggccaccctagggcttcccctaggtggtgcggcacacCCCAGATGGAGGGTAAGCGGCCCAAGAGgaagaggggtggcgccctagggggtggcttgccacccaaggcagccaccacgcctTAGGGTTTGCTGCCCTATGCGCCTTGGGACAaggtgggtggtgcaccagcccatctTGGGGTtgattcccatccacttttggccgacgtggccctttggggctggtggcccctcccggtggatccccggaaccctttcggtggtcccggtacaatatcgaTGATCCCCAAAACATtttcgacgatcaaatctccacttcctatatatgaatctttacctccggaccattccggagctcctcgtgacattcgggatctcatccagaactccggaaaaccttcggtcaccacatactattcccattacaactctagcgtcatcgaaccttaagtgtgtagaccctacgggtttggaagCCATGCAAACATGAACGAGACACTTCTCCGGCGAATAACCAACATCGGGATCTTGATATCCatgttggatcccacatgttctacgatgatctcatcggatgaaccacaatgtcggggattcaatcaatcccgtatgcaattccctttgtctaccggtatgatacttgctcgagattcgatcgtcggtatccctataccttgttcaatctcgttaccggaaagtctctttattcattccgtaactcatcatcatgtggctaactccttagtcacattgagctcattatgatgatagaTTAtagagtgggccgagagatacctctccatcacatggagtgacaactcccagtctcgattcgtgccaacccaatagaTACTTTCAGAGATATCTGTAGTCCGCCTTTataatcatccagttacgttgtgacgtttgatacactcaaatcactcctacggtatccggtagTTTTACAATCTCattgtctaaggaaatgatacttcacagtagaaaagctttagcagatgaacaatatgatctagtgctatgcttatgattggggtcttgtccatcacatcattctcctaatgacgtgatcccgttatcaatgacatccaatgtccatgatcaggaaaccatgaccatctattgatcaacgagctagccaactagagtctcactagggacatgttgtggtctatatattcacacatgtattacggtttctagttaatacaattatagcatgaataatagataattatcatgaacgaggaaatataataataaccactttattattgcctctagggcatatttccaacagaatcaTGTCATGTAAACATGCTCATAAAACATCACACGAAATATGGATGCTAGTTGACGTTATTACATTTTGCATAATTGATGACATGGCAAAGCATATGGTCGCGACCCTCTTAAGCTCGTCACTAAGATCTACAACACTAATGAAGTCAAGGGTAACCCCAAATGCCCCTCCAACACACATTGGTCTAAGAAAAGAGCTAAAGCTAAACCATCACAAATTCACGTTAATCTATTCCTCGAGTCTTGTCCACCTTATTGCAGCAAGAATGATATACTACTGAATGACTAGACCATTTGATGTGCTTGTCATGGACTCCCAAGGTAACTATTGGTAAGTAGTGGTCACTTAGAGTTCAGGTTGTTTATACATAGTAGTGAGATAATTGAACATCAAAAAAGTATTCCTAGTAGACCAACCAACCTCATTATGTTAAAAAAAACATATAACAAATTCAAAGGAAAATGCGAGGAACAATGCGTGTTCACCTAAGTGTGAGTTCAAAGCCTTGCATTAGTTGGATGCAGAGACTGACATCTTAGATTTTCACGCAACAAGACACAACAACTCGCAGAAGATTTGACCATAAGAGTAGAGTTAATAGTACAACTGAGTGCTCGCTATATCATGTCGCCACATCATTTATATCAAACCTTATAGCCAGCAAGTACTACATTATTGATATATCATCCACACCACTCTATCACAAAGTTTTTAGAGCATGTGTTGCAACTGGATCTATGTGTAGCTCgtttctcttctctctcctccaactCAATAAAAGATATAATATTAAAGTCTTACAATCCGCCTACATCATCTTATTTTATTTGCTCTAATGCATCaacaaatatttctataaatgtGTGTCTTTCTCTTGTGTATTTTCATTTTCCATGATGGGTTTGACTTTCAAGTTTCCTGCATCTTCGGCCACCTCGGTGGTTTCTACTACGACCCTTGGAGGTTTCTAAAGTCAAATATGCATTATAATACTAAAAGTATACATGTATCAAATGGGTTACATGCTAAACTTTTAAAATGTATGATGACTAAAAATTTGCATGGTTATACTTATGAAAATATATTCAAGTTCCTTTGGTTTGCAAGGCATTAATTTTATTCTAAAAAGCTACATCATCATTGAGATTATGGGTATGGATATGGACAAAACTTCCTAAAGAAATAAAGCTAGAAAAATAACATAGAAATGCACTGCCGAGTTATCCATTAAGacttgttcggttaatccactTCCCAAGGAGATTGAAGAGGACTCAAGGGGATTTTGACTTGTTAGGGATTTAATCCCCTCAATTCGTGTCAAATCCCTTTCACTTTCCTGTCAACCAAATAAAGCCTGAATAATGTTTTTAAAACCCTAGACACCAGCCTATATGAAAATTCCTTACAAATGACATGTCGTTAACTCTCTGATACTTACACCCTAATAAAATATGAAATTAAAACACTACTACGTACCCCGTTTCTATTTATACTTGCTCCCTAATAAAATGTGAAATTAAAACACTTCTCCCTTCGTTTTTATTTACTCGATATATTAGGTTTGTCTAAGATCAAACTTTATATACCTTCAACAAGTTTGTAAAACATATATTAATATATATACACTATTAAATTTATACCATTTGATTCATCATTATATATATTTTCACATCATATAAATTTGTTAGTGTAAATATTCAAATTGTGTTTTTACAAACTTGatcaaactttataaagtttgacttcAGCCAAAACTAATATGTCGAGTAaataaaaacgaagggagtacaatATTCATTACCCAAGGTGCAGAACAAGTTATTATTCCCCAGAGATAATCTTTTGATCGATTCATAAAGAAATTTCATTTTATATATAAATATGTACATGCATATTGATTTACTACATaaaatttgacataagaaaacaaaaatataggtaatAAGACAAGAAAATTtatattttatgtatattttacactatattTTCACATTTGTAAGTTTACGTAgcgtaaaatattttttatgatgaaTTAAAATTTTCTTATGGTCTCTTTTTAGGTATGAAGTAAGGACAAAATTATGGGACATAAAAAAAGGACGCATTAATGATAAAATACTGTGGGATAAAGAATAATTATTCCTCGTCCATGGTGACAAATAACGCGACCCTCATATATATGTTCAACATCCACAACCTAAATTTGGCATCAAAACGTTGTCTATTAGCTCGAATCCTCACGTGATCCAACAGTCATGACCGCCACTCTTCTTCTAGAAGTCCCAAACCAAACCATTCAGAAGTACTACGTGGCACATAACACCCGTCTTTTCCCTCGCGCGGCATGATTTCCTTGGGGATATCTAGAAAGCTTGGCCACTCCTGTAATTGTGTTAAATGCTGCTCTCATGACAGGCATacatctactccctctgttcctaaatataagtcttttaagagatttcactacgggtctacatacggagcaaaatgagtgaatctacactttaaagtatgtctatatatattcgtatgtagtccattaatgaaacctttagaaagacttacatttaggaacgaagggagtatatggtATAGCAATAGTACGTGTACATACAATAATAAGGAATTTATTCGAGAGCTGCGAAGGGCCATCTAAGTCGAAAGTGACAATTACGGAAATGCAAAGGGTCATCTAGCGAGCTAGCGAGCACAATGTGACAAGGACGTGGAGACGGTAAAATACAGCAATACTACTCATTTGTCGTGCATATCGCGTTATTCGCTGTCTCATCTTTGTGCCGGCAAGTTGTATCTAGTAGAAACATGTAACGTAATTCCCTGGGCAGCCCCTTCGGACTCTCCAAGGGCAGGGATAAAGATGGAGTAATAAAGACCCAAAGTAGGGGTCAAAGGCCACCATTTTGCCTTCTAACGCAAATACAGAAATCATGTACTACTAATATACTAGCAAAATATCTTATTTGGTGAAGCAACTGACGTGTGTTATGTTGTAATCTTAATCTAAATCTATATTGGGGAGAAACAGTCCAAGTCACGAATTCTCCAAGGACACGGTCACCGTCCGTTCATCGTTAGCGTAGGAAATCGAAATGTAACCGGTGGGTTGCAATCTTACAGCACCACTTTGTCATGTGTCAATCAGGATGCACGAGTATTCAGAGTCGTGCATTTATATTTACTAGTAAAAATGCCCGTACGTAGCACCGGAAGAAAAAAGAGCATCGCATCTTATAGCCTATAACACGAGTAATTGTTTGATTTATGACCCACATTAACAAATCTCAACATGAAGAATTATGCTGTCGGCCTTGCCATCTTTGTAAAATGTTTAAAAACGTTTGCATTGTTTGATTTGCGGCGTTACTATTTTATTCTCACCGTCACTATTGTAGGTAACATTAATTTATATTTATACTTTTCACTTTCAAAATATGATTGCCGGAAAGTAAAGAGTTTATAAGGCTTGGCGCTTTTTTATTGACACATTCTGCCAGTATTAGGAGCACACCCTCCGGGCTAACATGACCACTTCACCGGACATTATCATCGGGGCTCGATGTGAATGGGAATTAAGGCACTTAGAGCCGCCGGATAGATGGTACAACTAAGAGGGGTTCTCCCCCTGTGAGTTGTTGTGCAGGGTTTGATTTAAAGATTCTCATACCAAACAAAACTGGTTTTGCACATCTGATCTGACCAAAGTTGCAGCTAAAATGCAGTAAAAAAAGATAGTCTTCCATTGATGATTTCGAGCACGTGTACAACCACAAGTCAGAGCTTATCTACCTACCTTCCTTCCaccttcccctcccctcccctcccctgctCCGGCGACTGACCGGCCGCCCAAGAAGCCCACCATCTACCCCTCAAGCCGGATCCTCCATGGCGCTATACCGCCGCGCGACCTTCGTTATCCGGCGGCGCGGGGCCCCGACCATGCTCCCGGCGCGGGCCATGGCGTCGCTCCTCGGCCACGTCGAGCCGGCGCCCAAGGACCCCATCTTCGGCGTCACCTTCCCCCTTTCCCCTCCCCTTCCCTGCTCCGGTGACCGACCGGTCGACCAAGAAGCCCACCACCTACCCCTCAAGCCGGATCCGGCATGGCGCTGTACTCACCTACCCCTTTTCTCGCATGTAGCTGCCAACTCGCCACCACACTCCACCCCTCTAGCCATTGGTTGCTGCCGCCATCCTCGACCTCTGCATGCAGCCCGTCATCGCACCATCGGCTGCCCCCACGAGCGCGTCGTTGCTGCTGGCTCGTGATCGAGCCAAAGCTCAAATTTGGAGCCCGACGAAGCACCTGTCGATTGGCGCCGGTGGTTGGTGACCCCGCGGCAAATTCCGAGGACCTCGCGGAGCTCGACCTGGACGCGCTTCACATAACTCAGAGGCAAGTCAGATTATTCTCATGGCAGATACGGACATGATTCGCTTGATCGTCAAACGAaagctccaagactatcaaacatGGTATGGGTAATAAACACCATATAATCATTTTGTACTAAAGCTTTAGATCACTTGTATATCCATCTAGTCGTCACAAGATCCATCGTATTAAGACTCGATATTGTGCTAATAGGTCTAATCTTTGGCTGATGCACGTTGTAGCACAGTTGCTTCAAAATTGAATGGTCATTAACCTAGCAGCTCTGGATGCTCTCATATAGTCTATTTGTCTACTATTGAATGAGACGGTTGTTGTCTCTGAACGCCTATTATATTTCCATACAAAAAAACATAAAGTATAAGATCTGACATCAATACACGCAGCTCGGTTCTTCTGTAGGATTAGAGGGAGTTGAATAAAATGCGTACTTCAGAAAGGAAAAAAGGTGGTATACTCGTTGACATATCTGCATTTTTATCCCCTAGGTGGCTGATGTCACCGACCACTATGAAGCAACTATTAATTCACTACCTTCGGCCGTCAACGAATTCTTACTTCGTATTTTTCGTCTTGGAATTGGCAGTCCATACGACGTAAGTAATTTGTTAGAAATGTTCctatttatctttgtttttttgTGGGTACAGAGCATCATCGTCCTGTCTATTTTTCTTCCCAGATTGACATCCATTGCATAAAGAGCCTCAATGAGCTCCCTGAGTCAGGTGCTGTTGTCGTCCTTAATCAGGTGTGTAATTGTTTCACGCAGATGATCTGTGAGTTCTTGCTTGAACTTTTCTTTTCCAAAAGTCTATTACCTGTGTATGAAATGGCATTATTAGTTTGATTCATTCTCGATGCAGTTTCTGATAACAGGTTCTGACAAATGCAACAAAGGAGAATATTTCCTTTCATTAATTGCTAAGGTTGCTACTTATCTTATTCAGCATCTCCCTTTTTCTTTTGTGGCTGTACTTTTAAGCGACTatatgcattttgatgtatggagTTTTGACTTGTAGCGCAAGGTTGAGGCTTTTGGTGCAGCACAAATATTACAGGATACTACTTCTTTGTCCAGAAATTCTGAAATACAAACCAAGCGATACCGACATCAAGATTACGATTACACAGCATCCGGGGTAGGTATCCTTGAGGACAATGAACAGAAGGACATTGGCATGATCCTGTTTCTCTTATCTATACGAACTTAGTAACTTCTCTGGTTGCATCCTTTTACTCGGCTGGTATTGCAAATATTTCGATGTTTATGGGTGAATAGCTTTGTGATTCTCTCAGGGTAGAGGTTAGTTCTATCATTATGTTGGCTAATCATGCTTGGAAAAAGGATTTTATGTCCCATTCCCAGTTGATCATGTGAAATTTTTCATCAAACCTAATTGCAACTGAAATTAGGCATCATTTGATAGTATTACAAAAAAAAAATTGTGCCTGCTGGTCACATAATAAGCATACTGATTTTCTGATAATTTTGCCCACGATGCATTAAAAACTACTCCTAACAACTCGCTCTTCCTTTCAACTTCGGAAATAATTTCAGCTCTGGGAACATTTTTTCATGCTTCACAAGTAGCAACACGAGGCTTGGTTTGGTAACGACACAGCTTACCAGGACGCTGAAGCCGGTGACGTTGGCGAAGGAGGCGGCGGAGAGGGGAAGCTCGCCGAGGTGGCCGGCGAACATGACGGAGACCACCTGCAGGTTGTACTGCAGCAGGCTGCACGCTACCAGCGGCTCCGCGAGCCCCACCTGCCGCCGCACCTCGTCCCGCGCCGCCGGCGCCGgggcgcgggggaggaggagaggtgcTGAGGAGGCCGTCATGGATGCCGACCTCGCCTTGCCTCGTCCGCCCATTCCACCCACGCTGGCCTTTGAGCTTTGACGAGCTGAAGGGAGGGGAAGACGCTGACGGGGCGCGCTGGTCGCTGTGCCGTCATTCCCCCGGCCAGATCCACCGAGCCAAAGCCCCCGCGCCCAGCCGTCGCGCCGCCCGTCGTgcccccggcgaccccctcgccgcgccgcccgttcccccGGCGAGATCCACCGAGTCGAAGCCCCCGCACCCAGCCGTCGCGCCGCTCGTCGCGccccggcgaccccctcgccgcgccgcccgtcGTGCCGCCCTTTTCCCCGGCCAGATCCACCGACCGAAGCCCCAGCTGCCGCGCCGCCCGTCGCCGCTGCGTCTCGCACGCTTTTTTCACTTAAATAGGGACCGCGGGATTAATTACCACTAAATAGAAGAACTTTTTTGTAAAACgaccacgacggacgacagaaacactgcatgctttattattaggaagagatATTTGTTTCTAAATTTTTTTGTGGTTGCGTGCGTGTGAGGCGCGAACGGAGGCGTAGCGGGTGCTTAAACATGGATTAAGTTTGTTACCTACCGTAGGAGAAAGCAGGATGCGGCACGTGCTTTGGAGCGGCCTCCTGCATTGCCTGCCTCAACAAAGATCCCAGATCCCCTTCTAGATGCTCATCCAAGATCCGAAATATAACCGTCGCCCTCTCTCATCCCACGGGCCCATCCACCGCGCATTTCCGGTGTGCCGATACCATCAACGGTTTCACAGCCACCGTCTCACCGTCACCCTCGGCCTCACCGTCCGGCAGTAAAAGCACCTCACGCAACGGTCACTCATCAGTGAGCAGTAACGGGAACCCGCGCCTTCCTATCGGATCCCCCTCCACGTGTCCACGCGGCGTCCTCATCCACTCCTCCCCACCTCcgctcctcccctcccctgttATAAATTCGCCGCCACCCCAAGCACCAGAGCCACAGTTTCTCATACACCATCTCACATTTCACAAGTCTCTCGTCAATCGTCGTCTCTCGCCCTCATCGAAGCAAAGCAGGTTACCCACCCAGCTGCAGAAGCTTTCGAGCGAAGCAAAGCGTACAGCTTAATCGATGGCCATGGCACCGACCGCGTCCGCCGTCTCCTTCTCCGCCCGCCCCTCGACGGTCCggccgcgcgccgccgcctcggCGGGAGCCGGGCGGGCACGCGCGGGGCCGCCCCAGGGAGGCAAGTGGTGGGCCCCGCTGGTCGGCTGGTCCGGGAAGGCCGACTACATCGAGGCCGCGGCGCCGGTGGTGGCCGAGGAGGAGAAGCCCGGGAGGTCGTTCGTGGGCGGCCTCACGGAGGAGAAGGCACGGCAGCTGCGGGCCCGGATGTCGGAGACGGAGAGCTTCCACGACGCCATGTACCACTCCGCCATCGCCTCCCGCCTCGCGCGCTCCACCTAGGGAGCAGGAGATCCGACCACCAACCAACCAACTCGCCGACGCGAAGCCGCTGTACATAGTGTTTCGTCTCTGGATCTCCCTGTCCTTGTGGGGAGTCCTTGTTGTTCTAGTCATGGAGGAGTTGTCATAGGAGAGGGGGGAAGGGATCTTGTTTTAGGGTTTGTCCCTTCCCGTCGTCTCCGGCCACCGCGATGCTCCCCGCTCTTCTTTTGCTTCTGTAATTAGTACAAGCTCGGAATCTGATGTTTCGGTTCAGTTCCGTCTCTTGTTGCCACATTGCAGATCTGCAGTTACATTTGACAGATTCGCCGTCGTGCATCTGGGTATCAGTTAATTCTGGGCCTAAAATGCTAGTTAATTCTGGATCCGAATATCAGTGACTTCTTGAACGCAAATGTCAGTTAATTCTGGATCTGAGTATCAGTTCATTCTGGATCTGAACACATTGCGCTTGCTGATTTGCCGCCATGTGTTAACTTTATTTGATTTGGCCGTCGTCGGTTAGGGATATATCGGGACCCGCCATTGTTTGATTCTGGATCTGAGAGCACCGTCCTCTGAAACAATTGGCCCGCCTGACCCCATGAATTTGTCAACAATGACGCAGCTATAAATCAATGTAGTTATACCACGGTCCACGGGGCATCCTTCGCTGTAGTCTTTACTCCACTACTAGTCTACTACCAACCTCCACAAAGAAACATAGTACTTGTTGTGTTTGATTGGGTGGGCTACCTGTCTCTATGATCCTATGAACTGATGAATTTACAATTATCGGTCGTTTAATTCCACGAACCATTCTCTGCTCGACTGCCTCGAATCGATCGGCCAGCTCGTAGCGCAAGTACGGCTTGCCGGATGGTCCAGCTAACTTATGTGCCACTTGTCCGATCACTAATATGTCACAAAAAAATCGACACAGCCGGACCCTTCGTATCTATCTCAAATGACATAATCAGATCCTTCATATACATCTCAAGCGACATAGCCAGACCTTCATATCCATTTCAAACGTTAGGACTAACCGACATCCTTCGTATCCATCTTAAATATGAAAAAATATGATGACGATACGAGGGCTCGTGGATGCGTCCGGTATGCCCGGTCAATCCTTCACGTACGCGACCCCGCCTCagattatttttttctctttctttattcattcatttctttctctttttctttatcAATCATGTGTAAATGGTTGGACATATGAAAAAAATATAAGAAAACGGTTGCGCGGACGAAAAATAGGATTTCAAAATAAACACGCCCAATCACTGACCGATTGTGTCCTCAAACGCTTGAGGGGGCCGGATTTACAAATTTATAAGTTGACAGAGTGTTTATGGGCAATCCCGAATCGACACGTTCGTAATTATGTATTTTGTATCAGGCATattcatatgaaatgatgcaactTAAACTCGTACTATATAATCATTAACCTGATAAATTCAATAGAAAACAGACATATAAACCGATAGCAAATGGATATAATTCACATAGAAACATGATCAGAAGAGAACCATAGCTCAATCGTCTCACAAATTCTAACTAGATTTAGTAGTAGGAACTTCACCACTTTTTTGCCGGTCCTTTGCTCTTTCGATTGCCGTCGTTGTAGTAGGCGTGTGCGGCAAGAGGTGGGTCCCGTCAGAGCCGTCATCTGTGGAGGAAAAGGAGATGACGATGTTGCCCTTCAAGCGTTTGACGATGCGGTAttgctttcacttgagcttgtcaccctcacCGCCTCTCCCTTTCGCAACGGGCGCGTTCCCATTTGATTCCAAAGTATGCACCCACAACGCTAGCGGAGCAGGCAATAGAACCCATTACCACCCAAGCGGGGCAGCGTCTGGAGGGGGAGGAAGACGGCGTGCGGGCGGCGCCGATTGAGATGCCCTCGAACATCCGCATGCGGGGTGGGAAGGGTCAGCTTTGGCGTCGGTGATGCGGCCACATGCAGCATCGCACGAGAACCAGAGCTGCCTCCCTTGTCCACCCGTGAGCATTGCAACGCGATTCGGAGGGTGAGTTTGTCCTCGTCTCCAACAACATTGCAGAGGAACGTATGCTAATCTTTGTCGTCGAAGCCGTTACAGTGGTTTTCGGTGTTGTATACGATCGCCCAAGATTGGGACTTGACCGATTGGATAAAGGGGAAGCGAAGCGGAGCAGAGTAAAGTCAGGCTAGGGTTCAATCGAGATGAGGT encodes:
- the LOC123426877 gene encoding uncharacterized protein LOC123426877, translating into MAMAPTASAVSFSARPSTVRPRAAASAGAGRARAGPPQGGKWWAPLVGWSGKADYIEAAAPVVAEEEKPGRSFVGGLTEEKARQLRARMSETESFHDAMYHSAIASRLARST